A genomic segment from Takifugu rubripes chromosome 20, fTakRub1.2, whole genome shotgun sequence encodes:
- the gatad2ab gene encoding GATA zinc finger domain containing 2Ab isoform X1, giving the protein MSEEVVRQTRSQKRALERDHASHSGSPGNNEGKRAKLERSDAAGAPGALGSPGAESVKLKSEQAAKVAASILKSGEVKATIKLELQTGDEPVDMSTSKSLIKKDRQPPSPDDVIVLSDNEPSSPLMNGHCLVKTDTDTLMKSSPEEREHTIKQLKEELRIQEAKLVLLKKLRQSQIQKESSVQKTSGSVATPPPLVRGSITSNKGSFQVVGRSSGTVIPPPLVRGGQHVQSKHNSQIVMPPLVRGAQHITMTAQQIASLRQQQQQHSGSGPPPLLLAPRASVPNVQVQGQRIIQQGLIRVANVANSNVVVNIPQASPTSLKGSSASPNSGINDSPASRQAAAKLALRKQLEKTLLEIPPPKPPAPDFNFLPSAANNEFIYLLGLEEVVQKLLEMHGRGNLGPAAATTGPSPKEPHTCNQCKTDFTSRWRKEKAGNILCDQCMSSNQKKALKAEHTSRLKAAFVKALQQEQEIDQHILQQAASSTSSASSVSKSSSSSSLSKSELLVSQQYKQVRAAMQHKSMAGHHSIKHSQLSHGLQSAASSHGLTPSFSSSPQLHSAMTAAALGGGPGKHAAARSLQQGSKVGGHGSVATWRKQSGSNTGVTMAYVNPSLSAHKTSSAVERQREYLLDMIPSRSISQTANTWK; this is encoded by the exons ATGTCAGAGGAGGTAGTGCGTCAAACGCGCAGTCAAAAGCGAGCTTTAGAGCGGGACCACGCATCTCATTCTGGCTCCCCTGGGAACAATGAGGGCAAACGGGCTAAGCTGGAGAGGAGTGACGCAGCAGGTGCACCAGGGGCCCTCGGGTCACCTGGAGCTGAGAGCGTCAAGCTGAAGAGCGAGCAGGCTGCAAAGGTGGCAGCCAGCATCCTGAAGTCTGGAGAAGTGAAGGCCACCAtcaagctggagctgcagactgGAGATGAGCCAGTAGACATGAGCACGTCTAAAAG TCTCATTAAGAAAGACAGACAGCCCCCGTCACCCGATGATGTAATCGTACTGTCTGATAACGAGCCATCCAGTCCTCTAATGAACGGCCACTGCCTCGTGAAGacggacacagacacactcatg AAGAGTTCTCCTGAGGAAAGGGAGCACACCATCaagcagctgaaggaagagCTGAGAATCCAAGAGGCTAAGTTGGTCCTGCTGAAGAAACTCCGACAGAGCCAGATTCAGAAGGAGAGCAGCGTGCAGAAG ACATCCGGGTCCGTGGCTACTCCTCCCCCCCTCGTCCGAGGAAGCATCACATCGAATAAAGGATCCTTCCAG GTGGTGGGTAGAAGCTCAGGCACAGTGATCCCTCCCCCCTTGGTGCGGGGCGGGCAGCACGTCCAGTCCAAACACAACTCCCAAATCGTCATGCCACCCCTGGTCAGAGGAGCTCAG CATATCACAATGACTGCCCAGCAGATAGCCAGCCTGcgtcagcaacagcagcagcacagcggtTCGGGCCCCCCTCCACTCTTGCTGGCTCCAAGGGCGTCTGTGCCCAATGTCCAGGTCCAAGGTCAGAGGATCATCCAGCAAGGACTCATTAGGGTAGCTAACGTGGCCAACAGCAATGTTGTAGTCAACATACCTCAG GCCTCTCCGACCAGCCTAAAGGGCTCCTCAGCATCGCCAAACTCTGGCATCAATGACTCCCCAGCCAGCCGGCAGGCAGCTGCCAAGCTAGCCCTGCGCAAGCAGCTAGAGAAGACATTGCTGGAGATCCCTCCACCTAAGCCCCCTGCTCCCGATTTTAACTTCCTGCCCTCCGCAGCCAATAATGAGTTCATCTACTTGTTGGGGTTGGAAGAGGTGGTGCAAAAACTCCTGGAAATGCATGGAAGGG GTAATCTgggtccagctgctgccacaACTGGTCCCAGTCCCAAAGAGCCGCACACCTGCAACCAGTGTAAGACGGACTTTACCTCCCGCTGGAGAAAGGAGAAGGCTGGAAACATTCTCTGCGACCAATGTATGTCATCCAATCAGAAGAAGGCCCTGAAGGCCGAGCACACCAGTCGGCTAAAGGCAGCCTTCGTTAAGGCACtccaacaggagcaggagatcgaccaGCACATCCTCCAGCAGgcagcctcctccacctcctccgcctcctctgtCTCGAAatcctcttcgtcctcctcgCTGTCCAAGAGCGAGTTGCTGGTCTCCCAGCAGTACAAGCAGGTCCGAGCCGCCATGCAGCACAAGTCCATGGCTGGCCACCACTCTATCAAACAC AGTCAGTTGTCACATGGTCTCCAGTCTGCAGCGAGCTCTCATGGTTTGACCCCCTcattctcttcctcccctcagcTGCACAGCGCCatgactgcagcagctctgggcgGCGGGCCGGGTAAGCATGCTGCGGCCCGCTCCCTGCAGCAGGGTTCAAAGGTCGGCGGCCACGGCAGCGTGGCCACCTGGAGGAAGCAGAGCGGCAGCAACACAG GGGTGACCATGGCGTACGTCAACCCCAGCCTCTCTGCCCACAAGACCAGTTCTGCTGTGGAGCGTCAGCGGGAGTACCTGCTGGACATGATTCCTTCCCGTTCTATTTCCCAAACGGCCAATACATGGAAATAA
- the mau2 gene encoding MAU2 chromatid cohesion factor homolog isoform X1 produces MASNVEAPERWYLALLGFAEHFRTSSPPKIRLCVHCLQAVFQFKPPQRIEARTHLQLGSVLYHHTKNSELARNHLEKAWYISQQVPQFEDVKFEAASILSELFCQQNLVDSAKPLLRKAIQISQQTPYWHCRLLFQLAQLHTLEKDLVSACDLLGVGAEYARVVGSEYTRSMIWALFLLSKGMLLLMERKLAEVHPLLTLCGTIVENWQGNPIQKESLRVFFLVLQVTHYLDAGQVKSVKPCLKQLQQCIQTISTLHDDEILPSNPADLFHWLPKEHMCVLVYLVTVMHSMQAGYLEKAQKYTDKALMQLEKLKMLDCSPILSTFQVILLEHIIMCRLVTGHKATALQEISQVCQLCQQSPRLFTNHAAQLHTLLGLYCISVNCMDNAEAQFTTALRLTTHQELWTYIVTNLASVYIREGNRHQELYSLLERINPDHNFPVSSHCLRAAAFYIRGLLSFFQGRYNEAKRFLRETLKMSNAEDLNRLTACSLVLLGHIFYVLGNHRESNNMVVPAMQLASKIPDMSVQLWSSALLKDLNKALGNTMDAHEAAQMHQNFSQQLLQDHIAACSLPEHNLISWTDGPPPVQIQAQNGPTTSLASLL; encoded by the exons ATGGCGTCAAACGTAGAGGCCCCGGAGCGCTGGTATCTCGCCCTTCTCGGCTTTGCGGAGCATTTTCGAACGTCCAGCCCGCCGAAAATCCGGCTCTGTGTGCACTGCTTGCAAGCGGTGTTTCAATTCAAGCCTCCGCAGAGAATTGAAGCTCGGACACATCTTCAGCTGGGCTCGGTTCTCTACCACCACACCAAGAACAGCGAGCTGGCCCGCAACCACCTGGAGAAAGCG TGGTACATTTCACAACAGGTTCCCCAGTTTGAAGATGTCAAATTCGAGGCCGCCAGTATTTTGTCAGAGCTCTTCTGCCAACAG AACTTGGTGGACTCTGCGAAGCCCCTGCTGCGTAAGGCCATCCAGATCTCCCAACAGACACCGTACTGGCACTGCAGATTGTTGTTCCAGTTGGCG CAACTTCACACGCTGGAGAAGGACTTGGTGTCGGCGTGCGACCTGCTCGGCGTTGGAGCCGAGTACGCCAGAGTGGTGGGGTCAGAATATACACG ATCCATGATCTG GGCATTGTTCCTCCTCAGTAAAGGAATG CTGCTGCTAATGGAGAGGAAGCTCGCGGAGGTGCATCCCCTGCTCACTTTGTGTGGAACCATTGTGGAAAATTGGCAGGGAAACCCCATCCAGAAGGAGTCTCTGAGGGTCTTCTTCTTGGTCCTTCAGGTCACGCACTACCTTGATGCTGGGCAG GTGAAAAGCGTCAAACCGTgtctgaagcagctgcagcagtgcaTCCAGACCATTTCTACTCTCCACGATGACGAAATTTTACCCAGCAACCCAGCCGACCTCTTCCACTGGCTGCCCAAGGAGCACATGTGTGTCCTAGTCTATTTG GTGACAGTCATGCACTCCATGCAAGCAGGCTATTTGGAGAAAGCCCAGAAATACACAGATAAGGCCCTGATGCAGCTAGAGAAACTAAAAA TGTTGGACTGCAGCCCCATCCTCTCTACATTTCAAGTCATTCTGCTGGAGCACATCATCATGTGTAGACTTGTCACGGGTCATAAGGCTACGGCATTACAAGAG ATCTCGCAGGTGTGCCAGCTGTGCCAACAGTCCCCCAGGCTGTTCACCAACCACGCCGCTCAGCTCCACACGCTCTTG GGTCTCTACTGTATCTCAGTGAACTGCATGGATAACGCGGAGGCACAGTTCACCACAGCCTTGCGG CTCACCACGCACCAGGAGCTGTGGACGTACATCGTGACCAACCTAGCCAGTGTCTATATAAGGGAAGGAAACAGACACCAGGAG CTCTACAGCCTCCTAGAGAGAATAAACCCAGACCATAACTTTCCCGTAAG ctCCCACTGCCTCCGGGCCGCAGCCTTCTACATCAGGGGACTCCTGTCATTCTTTCAAGGACGCTATAATGAGGCCAA ACGCTTCCTCCGGGAAACCCTGAAGATGTCCAACGCCGAGGACCTGAACAGGCTCACTGCTTGCtcgctggttctgctgggccaCATCTTCTACGTCCTCGGGAACCACAGA GAAAGCAACAATATGGTTGTGCCCGCCATGCAGCTGGCCAGCAAGATCCCCGACATGTCTGTCCAGCTGTGGTCGTCTGCGCTCCTGAAAG ACTTGAACAAGGCCCTGGGGAACACCATGGACGCCCACGAAGCAGCTCAGATGCACCAGAACttctcccagcagctgctgcaggaccacATCGCTGCCTGCAGCCTCCCTGAGCATAACCTCATCAGC tGGACCGACGGCCCCCCTCCTGTCCAGATCCAAGCCCAGAACGGGCCCACCACCAGCCTCGCCAGCCTGCTATGA
- the gatad2ab gene encoding GATA zinc finger domain containing 2Ab isoform X2, with product MSEEVVRQTRSQKRALERDHASHSGSPGNNEGKRAKLERSDAAGAPGALGSPGAESVKLKSEQAAKVAASILKSGEVKATIKLELQTGDEPVDMSTSKSLIKKDRQPPSPDDVIVLSDNEPSSPLMNGHCLVKTDTDTLMKSSPEEREHTIKQLKEELRIQEAKLVLLKKLRQSQIQKESSVQKTSGSVATPPPLVRGSITSNKGSFQVVGRSSGTVIPPPLVRGGQHVQSKHNSQIVMPPLVRGAQHITMTAQQIASLRQQQQQHSGSGPPPLLLAPRASVPNVQVQGQRIIQQGLIRVANVANSNVVVNIPQASPTSLKGSSASPNSGINDSPASRQAAAKLALRKQLEKTLLEIPPPKPPAPDFNFLPSAANNEFIYLLGLEEVVQKLLEMHGRGNLGPAAATTGPSPKEPHTCNQCKTDFTSRWRKEKAGNILCDQCMSSNQKKALKAEHTSRLKAAFVKALQQEQEIDQHILQQAASSTSSASSVSKSSSSSSLSKSELLVSQQYKQVRAAMQHKSMAGHHSIKHLHSAMTAAALGGGPGKHAAARSLQQGSKVGGHGSVATWRKQSGSNTGVTMAYVNPSLSAHKTSSAVERQREYLLDMIPSRSISQTANTWK from the exons ATGTCAGAGGAGGTAGTGCGTCAAACGCGCAGTCAAAAGCGAGCTTTAGAGCGGGACCACGCATCTCATTCTGGCTCCCCTGGGAACAATGAGGGCAAACGGGCTAAGCTGGAGAGGAGTGACGCAGCAGGTGCACCAGGGGCCCTCGGGTCACCTGGAGCTGAGAGCGTCAAGCTGAAGAGCGAGCAGGCTGCAAAGGTGGCAGCCAGCATCCTGAAGTCTGGAGAAGTGAAGGCCACCAtcaagctggagctgcagactgGAGATGAGCCAGTAGACATGAGCACGTCTAAAAG TCTCATTAAGAAAGACAGACAGCCCCCGTCACCCGATGATGTAATCGTACTGTCTGATAACGAGCCATCCAGTCCTCTAATGAACGGCCACTGCCTCGTGAAGacggacacagacacactcatg AAGAGTTCTCCTGAGGAAAGGGAGCACACCATCaagcagctgaaggaagagCTGAGAATCCAAGAGGCTAAGTTGGTCCTGCTGAAGAAACTCCGACAGAGCCAGATTCAGAAGGAGAGCAGCGTGCAGAAG ACATCCGGGTCCGTGGCTACTCCTCCCCCCCTCGTCCGAGGAAGCATCACATCGAATAAAGGATCCTTCCAG GTGGTGGGTAGAAGCTCAGGCACAGTGATCCCTCCCCCCTTGGTGCGGGGCGGGCAGCACGTCCAGTCCAAACACAACTCCCAAATCGTCATGCCACCCCTGGTCAGAGGAGCTCAG CATATCACAATGACTGCCCAGCAGATAGCCAGCCTGcgtcagcaacagcagcagcacagcggtTCGGGCCCCCCTCCACTCTTGCTGGCTCCAAGGGCGTCTGTGCCCAATGTCCAGGTCCAAGGTCAGAGGATCATCCAGCAAGGACTCATTAGGGTAGCTAACGTGGCCAACAGCAATGTTGTAGTCAACATACCTCAG GCCTCTCCGACCAGCCTAAAGGGCTCCTCAGCATCGCCAAACTCTGGCATCAATGACTCCCCAGCCAGCCGGCAGGCAGCTGCCAAGCTAGCCCTGCGCAAGCAGCTAGAGAAGACATTGCTGGAGATCCCTCCACCTAAGCCCCCTGCTCCCGATTTTAACTTCCTGCCCTCCGCAGCCAATAATGAGTTCATCTACTTGTTGGGGTTGGAAGAGGTGGTGCAAAAACTCCTGGAAATGCATGGAAGGG GTAATCTgggtccagctgctgccacaACTGGTCCCAGTCCCAAAGAGCCGCACACCTGCAACCAGTGTAAGACGGACTTTACCTCCCGCTGGAGAAAGGAGAAGGCTGGAAACATTCTCTGCGACCAATGTATGTCATCCAATCAGAAGAAGGCCCTGAAGGCCGAGCACACCAGTCGGCTAAAGGCAGCCTTCGTTAAGGCACtccaacaggagcaggagatcgaccaGCACATCCTCCAGCAGgcagcctcctccacctcctccgcctcctctgtCTCGAAatcctcttcgtcctcctcgCTGTCCAAGAGCGAGTTGCTGGTCTCCCAGCAGTACAAGCAGGTCCGAGCCGCCATGCAGCACAAGTCCATGGCTGGCCACCACTCTATCAAACAC cTGCACAGCGCCatgactgcagcagctctgggcgGCGGGCCGGGTAAGCATGCTGCGGCCCGCTCCCTGCAGCAGGGTTCAAAGGTCGGCGGCCACGGCAGCGTGGCCACCTGGAGGAAGCAGAGCGGCAGCAACACAG GGGTGACCATGGCGTACGTCAACCCCAGCCTCTCTGCCCACAAGACCAGTTCTGCTGTGGAGCGTCAGCGGGAGTACCTGCTGGACATGATTCCTTCCCGTTCTATTTCCCAAACGGCCAATACATGGAAATAA
- the mau2 gene encoding MAU2 chromatid cohesion factor homolog isoform X2, whose product MASNVEAPERWYLALLGFAEHFRTSSPPKIRLCVHCLQAVFQFKPPQRIEARTHLQLGSVLYHHTKNSELARNHLEKAWYISQQVPQFEDVKFEAASILSELFCQQNLVDSAKPLLRKAIQISQQTPYWHCRLLFQLAQLHTLEKDLVSACDLLGVGAEYARVVGSEYTRALFLLSKGMLLLMERKLAEVHPLLTLCGTIVENWQGNPIQKESLRVFFLVLQVTHYLDAGQVKSVKPCLKQLQQCIQTISTLHDDEILPSNPADLFHWLPKEHMCVLVYLVTVMHSMQAGYLEKAQKYTDKALMQLEKLKMLDCSPILSTFQVILLEHIIMCRLVTGHKATALQEISQVCQLCQQSPRLFTNHAAQLHTLLGLYCISVNCMDNAEAQFTTALRLTTHQELWTYIVTNLASVYIREGNRHQELYSLLERINPDHNFPVSSHCLRAAAFYIRGLLSFFQGRYNEAKRFLRETLKMSNAEDLNRLTACSLVLLGHIFYVLGNHRESNNMVVPAMQLASKIPDMSVQLWSSALLKDLNKALGNTMDAHEAAQMHQNFSQQLLQDHIAACSLPEHNLISWTDGPPPVQIQAQNGPTTSLASLL is encoded by the exons ATGGCGTCAAACGTAGAGGCCCCGGAGCGCTGGTATCTCGCCCTTCTCGGCTTTGCGGAGCATTTTCGAACGTCCAGCCCGCCGAAAATCCGGCTCTGTGTGCACTGCTTGCAAGCGGTGTTTCAATTCAAGCCTCCGCAGAGAATTGAAGCTCGGACACATCTTCAGCTGGGCTCGGTTCTCTACCACCACACCAAGAACAGCGAGCTGGCCCGCAACCACCTGGAGAAAGCG TGGTACATTTCACAACAGGTTCCCCAGTTTGAAGATGTCAAATTCGAGGCCGCCAGTATTTTGTCAGAGCTCTTCTGCCAACAG AACTTGGTGGACTCTGCGAAGCCCCTGCTGCGTAAGGCCATCCAGATCTCCCAACAGACACCGTACTGGCACTGCAGATTGTTGTTCCAGTTGGCG CAACTTCACACGCTGGAGAAGGACTTGGTGTCGGCGTGCGACCTGCTCGGCGTTGGAGCCGAGTACGCCAGAGTGGTGGGGTCAGAATATACACG GGCATTGTTCCTCCTCAGTAAAGGAATG CTGCTGCTAATGGAGAGGAAGCTCGCGGAGGTGCATCCCCTGCTCACTTTGTGTGGAACCATTGTGGAAAATTGGCAGGGAAACCCCATCCAGAAGGAGTCTCTGAGGGTCTTCTTCTTGGTCCTTCAGGTCACGCACTACCTTGATGCTGGGCAG GTGAAAAGCGTCAAACCGTgtctgaagcagctgcagcagtgcaTCCAGACCATTTCTACTCTCCACGATGACGAAATTTTACCCAGCAACCCAGCCGACCTCTTCCACTGGCTGCCCAAGGAGCACATGTGTGTCCTAGTCTATTTG GTGACAGTCATGCACTCCATGCAAGCAGGCTATTTGGAGAAAGCCCAGAAATACACAGATAAGGCCCTGATGCAGCTAGAGAAACTAAAAA TGTTGGACTGCAGCCCCATCCTCTCTACATTTCAAGTCATTCTGCTGGAGCACATCATCATGTGTAGACTTGTCACGGGTCATAAGGCTACGGCATTACAAGAG ATCTCGCAGGTGTGCCAGCTGTGCCAACAGTCCCCCAGGCTGTTCACCAACCACGCCGCTCAGCTCCACACGCTCTTG GGTCTCTACTGTATCTCAGTGAACTGCATGGATAACGCGGAGGCACAGTTCACCACAGCCTTGCGG CTCACCACGCACCAGGAGCTGTGGACGTACATCGTGACCAACCTAGCCAGTGTCTATATAAGGGAAGGAAACAGACACCAGGAG CTCTACAGCCTCCTAGAGAGAATAAACCCAGACCATAACTTTCCCGTAAG ctCCCACTGCCTCCGGGCCGCAGCCTTCTACATCAGGGGACTCCTGTCATTCTTTCAAGGACGCTATAATGAGGCCAA ACGCTTCCTCCGGGAAACCCTGAAGATGTCCAACGCCGAGGACCTGAACAGGCTCACTGCTTGCtcgctggttctgctgggccaCATCTTCTACGTCCTCGGGAACCACAGA GAAAGCAACAATATGGTTGTGCCCGCCATGCAGCTGGCCAGCAAGATCCCCGACATGTCTGTCCAGCTGTGGTCGTCTGCGCTCCTGAAAG ACTTGAACAAGGCCCTGGGGAACACCATGGACGCCCACGAAGCAGCTCAGATGCACCAGAACttctcccagcagctgctgcaggaccacATCGCTGCCTGCAGCCTCCCTGAGCATAACCTCATCAGC tGGACCGACGGCCCCCCTCCTGTCCAGATCCAAGCCCAGAACGGGCCCACCACCAGCCTCGCCAGCCTGCTATGA